Proteins encoded in a region of the Coregonus clupeaformis isolate EN_2021a chromosome 9, ASM2061545v1, whole genome shotgun sequence genome:
- the LOC121574249 gene encoding cyclin-J-like, whose amino-acid sequence MAIGGPWARLTTGKMEREGQWRKSQLAADIHTSLRIKELKLPTYKSHSPQIGMRRYFADLLAVLSNRYQLCPAARHLAVYLLDLFMDHYDVAVRQLYVIALSCLLLASKFEEKEDRVPKLEQLNSLGFMCSLNLSLSKKDLVKMELLLLETFGWNLCMPTPAHFIDYYLHAAVQEGDLHNGWPLSSLNKTKAFMDKYTHYFLEVSLQDHAFLSFRPSQVAAACIAASRICLQITPSWSTVLHLLTGYSWEHLTQCIKLMLLAHDYDVKQANKSKSNSPSVQSPLQPQALSSTSTVSVSTLKQPLPTSQQLLFQTGGYQQHLTQHSTPLSQLHMLGESQALGPVRSRDYLQAHQTGLLTGSVSQGVFPSYPSLASGLRSSLPLQGPISMQVALAAEPRHCLSYGGGYLGSHHTFTAGCFDR is encoded by the exons GAGCTGAAGTTGCCCACCTACAAGTCCCACTCTCCTCAGATTGGGATGCGGCGTTACTTTGCTGACCTGCTGGCTGTCCTCAGTAACCGCTACCAACTGTGCCCAGCGGCTCGCCACCTGGCCGTCTACCTCCTGGACTTGTTCATGGACCACTACGACGTGGCAGTCCGCCAGCTCTACGTCATtgccctctcctgcctcctcctaGCCA GTAAGTTTGAGGAGAAGGAGGATCGTGTACCAAAGCTGGAGCAGCTAAACTCTCTGGGCTTCATGTGCAGTCTGAACCTGTCCCTGAGCAAGAAGGACCTGGTCAAGATGGAGCTCCTCCTCTTAGAGACGTTTGGCTGGAACCTGTGCATGCCCACGCCGGCCCACTTCATAGACTACTACCTCCATGCTGCTGTACAGGAGGGAGACCTGCACAATGGctggcccctctcctccctcaacaAGACCAAAGCCTTCATGGACAAGTACACACACTACTTCCTGGAAGTCTCACTGCAAG aCCATGCCTTCCTGAGCTTCCGGCCGTCCCAGGTGGCAGCAGCCTGCATTGCGGCGTCCCGCATCTGTCTCCAAATCACCCCAAGCTGGTCCACCGTTCTCCACCTGCTCACCGGATACTCCTGGGAACACCTCACTCAGTGCATCAAGCTCATGCTGCT TGCCCATGACTACGATGTGAAACAGGCCAACAAATCCAAGTCCAACTCTCCGTCTGTCCAGAGTCCTCTCCAACCCCAGGCCCTTTCCTCAACCTCTACAGTCTCTGTCTCCACCCTGAAACAACCCTTACCTACCTCCCAGCAGCTGCTCTTCCAGACAGGTGGCTACCAGCAGCACCTCACCCAGCACTCCACTCCCCTTTCCCAGCTGCACATGCTAGGTGAGTCCCAGGCTCTGGGCCCTGTCAGGTCTCGGGACTACCTCCAAGCCCACCAGACAGGGCTCCTCACAGGCTCGGTTTCTCAGGGTGTCTTCCCCTCCTACCCCAGCCTGGCCTCAGGGCTGCGCTCCTCCCTTCCCCTGCAGGGACCCATCTCCATGCAAGTGGCCCTTGCTGCAGAGCCCCGTCACTGCCTGTCGTACGGGGGAGGCTACCTGGGCTCCCATCACACCTTCACAGCAGGCTGCTTCGACAGGTGA